From Stenotrophomonas sp. SAU14A_NAIMI4_8:
GGGCCAATGGCAGCAGCGGCGCCAGCAGCACCAGCGCCAGGATCATGGCCATGCGGTTTCACCCGCGGCGCGGTGTTCTGCCATAAGACCCTGCATGCGCTTCTCCTGTAGACGTCCTTGAGCGGTGCATTGTTGCGGTTGTGGCCGCCAGTGCAAGCCCCTGTCGCAACGGGTGGCTGCGGACGGCCAGTGCCAACCAAGGTTGGCACCTACCAGAGCGTGCGGCGGGGCGCGGTTGTGGACGGAGAGTGCTAACCAAGGTTGGCACCCACCAGAACGTGCGGTGGCGGCGTAACGATTCGTTGCGCGGGCGATGACGCTGGCGAAAGGTGCGCGGCGCTACACTCGCCCCAGTGCTTCATGGAGGATCACGCATGCGCCTGCTGCATCTCACCCTGCCGGTGTCGAACGTCGAAACCGTGGCGGACTATTTCCGCGATGTGCTGCAGCAGCGCGTGGTCGGCCACCATGTGCATATCGGCTGGAGCACGATCGACTTGCAACCGGCGGGTGCCCACGCGACGGGTGGCGTGCACCTGGCCTTCAACGTGCCCGACAACCGCTTCGCCGAAGCGATGGCGTGGCTGCGCGAACGTACGCCGCTGCAGCGCAGTCCCGAGGGCATCGACTACTTCGCGCTGGAAAGCAATTGGCAGTCGCAGTCGGTGTATTTCACCGGACCCGACGGGCTGATCCTGGAGCTGATCGGGCGCAATCGCCTGCCGGCTGGCACGCATACCGGCGCCTTCCACGGTAGTGAACTGCAGTGTCTGAGCGAAGTCGGCCTGCCCAGCGATGATGTGGATGCGGTACGCGCCGCCGCCAGTGCGCGTTTCGGCCTGCAACCGCTCAGTGCGCCGTCGGCGCAGTTCGCGCCGATGGGCGACGATGAGGGCCTGTTGATCGTGGTGGCCGCCGACCGCCGTTGGTTCCCCGAGCAGAAAGACCTGCCTAATGCACAGGGCCTGGTGCTGCAGATCGGTGGGGTGGCCGGCAGCGGCGAACTGCATGACGACGCGCGCGGATGGCGCGTGCACACCGTCTGATCTACCAGCTACCCGAGGCACCACCGCCGCCACTGCGCCCACCACCACCGCTCCAGTCGCTGGACGAGGACGAACTGGACGACGAACTCCCCCAGCCACCGCGGCGGTCGTCATCATCGTCGTCACCGCGTGTGCCGGTGCCCACCAGCATGGCCACGGCCCAGCCCATGTAGCCCACGGCGCCGAATACCAGCAGCAGCGCTTCGGCATCCAGCCGGTCCGGCTGCAGCAGCGTCCACACCAGGCCCGCGCCCATCACCGTGCCGAGCAGCAGCACACGCAGGGCGAAACCACGCCGGCTTTCCTGCCAACGGTCACGCGCCAGGGTCAGCGGGAACCACAGCACCACCGCGGCGATGCCTGCCAGGAAGTACAGGGCCACATGCACGAACAGCCCGGGGAACACCCCGCGCGTGGCGAGCACGGCCACGCTGATACCGATGCTGGCGACCAGCAGGCCCCACAGCGTGCGCCGCAGCGACGAGCTGCGCCGCCACCGGTGCCCGCAAACCCACGCCAGTGGCACGGCCATTGCCAGCAAGAACAGCATCGGCACAATCTGCCGCGGCGCCC
This genomic window contains:
- a CDS encoding VOC family protein, coding for MRLLHLTLPVSNVETVADYFRDVLQQRVVGHHVHIGWSTIDLQPAGAHATGGVHLAFNVPDNRFAEAMAWLRERTPLQRSPEGIDYFALESNWQSQSVYFTGPDGLILELIGRNRLPAGTHTGAFHGSELQCLSEVGLPSDDVDAVRAAASARFGLQPLSAPSAQFAPMGDDEGLLIVVAADRRWFPEQKDLPNAQGLVLQIGGVAGSGELHDDARGWRVHTV